In Pseudonocardia sp. DSM 110487, the sequence TGCCTGATCCAGCGTGTCGCCGTGGGCGACGGCGCCGTGGTTCTGCATGAGCGCAGCCGTGCGGCCCTGCAACGCCGCATGCACCGACCGGGCCAGCTCGGGAGTGCCGTAGGTCGCGTAGCGCGCGACCCGGACCGGTCCGCCCAGCTGCAGCACGTAGTAGTGCAGGGCCGGGAGCTCGTCGAGCACGGTTGACACCGCAGCGCTGTGCAGCCCGTGGTGGTGCACCACGGCGATGGCCTCGGTCGTGGCGTAGACGCCGAGGTGCATGGGCGTCTCGGAGGACGGGGCGTGCGGGCCGTCCACTCGGTTCCCGTCGAGGTCGACCACGGCGACGTCCGCGGGTTCGATCCGGTCGTACGCCATGCCCGACGGGGAGACCGCCACCAGCTCACCGACGCGGACGCTCACGTTGCCCGCGGTGCCCAGCACCAGCCCGTCGTCGAGCATGCGGCGGCCGCACGCCGCGACCTCCCGGCGGGCGGCGGCGAGCGCGTCCGCTCCCCCGCTCACCGCGCACCCGCCGCCACCGGGGTGGCCTGCACGTCGGCGGCCGGTTCCGGCTCGTCGTCCGGGACGAGCACGCCCGCGTCGCCGTCCCAGGAGACCTCGACCCGCTGGTCCACCGCGAGCGAGCCACCGGCGCCCGCGGTGTCGCGCACCTGTCCGGTGCCCCCGCCGTCGAACCGGACCAGCACCCGCCGGAACGCGCCGTGGTAGACGACGTCGGTGACGGTGGCCGACAGCACGTTCTCGACGTTCCCACCGGTGGTCGCCCCACCGGCCGGGGCGATCCGCAGCCGCTCAGGGCGCACCACCAGTGCCACCGGGCCGTCAAAGGCCGACGCCGCCGGCACCCGGAGGCTGCACCAACCGGTGTCGAGCCGGCCGGCGCGGACCCGGCCGGCGAACACGTTGGAGTCGCCGAGGAAGGTGGCGACGAACCGGGACGCGGGCGTCTCGTACAGCTCGGCGGGCGTGCCGGCCTGTTCGATGCGGCCCTCGCGGAACACCGCGATCCGGTCGGACAGCGCGAGCGCCTCGTCCTGGTCGTGGGTGACGAACACGAACGTGATGCCCAGCTCCCGGTGCAGCCGGGCGATCTCCAGCTGCAGCGACTCGCGCAGCTTCTTGTCCAGCGCCCCGAGCGGCTCGTCGAGCAGCAGCGCGCGCGGCTCGAACACGACCGCCCTGGCCAGCGCGACGCGCTGCTGCTGCCCGCCGGACAGCTGGGACGGCAGCCGCTCGCCGTGCCCACCCAGGTGCACCAGCTCGAGGGCCTCGCCGACCCGCCGGGCGATCTCGCCCTTGGCGACCTTGCGCTGCTTGAGCGGGAACGCGATGTTCTCGGCTGCGGTCATGTGCGGGAACAGCGCGTAGTTCTGGAAGACCATCCCCAGGTTGCGCCGGTACGCCGGGAGCTGCGCGATGTCGTTGCCGTCCAGGGCGATCCGGCCGGAGGAGATCGCCTCGAACCCGGCGATCATGTTCAGGGTCGTGGTCTTGCCCGACCCGCTGGGCCCGAGCAGAGTCATGAACTCCCCGGCCCGGATCTCCAGGTCGATGCCGTCGACGGCGGGGGCGGCCGCGCCGGGGAAGCGCTTGGTGAGGCCCTCGACCTCGATGCGGGCTCCGGACGGGACGTCAGGCACGGCGGGTCCTCCTGAGAGTGGCGGCCAGGGTCAGCAGGGCGGTGGTGAGCGTGACGACCACGGTGGCGGCCGCCGCGATCGTCGGGTCCACCTCGTTGGTCACGGACGTGAACATCCGCACCGGCAGCGTCTGCAGCTGCGGTGACTGGACGAACATCGACACCACTACCTCGTCGAAGGACGTGACGAACGCGAACACCGCACCCGACAGGACCCCGGGCATGATCAGCGGCAGGGTGACCGCGCGGAAGGTGGCGGGCGCGGAGGCGCCGAGGCTGGCCGCGGCCCGTTCCAGGGTGCGGTCGAACCCGCCCAGCGCCGACCCCACGTTCACGGTGACGAACGGGATCGCGAGCACCGTGTGCGCGATGATGAAGCCGACTGGCGTGCCGATCAGGCCCCACTGCAGGAACGCGGCGTAGACGGCGACCGCGACCACGATGCCGGGCACGATGAGCGGCGCGAGGAACAGCCCGTTCAGCACCCCGCGGCCCTGGAACGCCGTGCGGGAGAGGGCGAACGCGGCCGCGGTGCCGAGCAGGGTCGCGACCACCGTGACGATCACGGCGAGCTGGATCGACACCAGCAGCGCGTTGAGCCAGCTCTGCTCGGTGAAGAAGGTCTCGTAGTGCCGCAGGCTCCACGAGCTCGGCGGGAACGCGAAGCTGTCCTCACCGGAGAAGCTGATCGGGATGACGATCAGCGTGGGGACGAGCAACCAGGCGCCGATCAGGATGCCGAGCGCGACGAGCGCGCGGCGCAGGCCGACGGACCTCATGAGGCAGTACCTCCGACCAGGGCCGCGGGGGCGCCGCCGGTGCGGGTGAGCCGCTGCACGCCGGCCACCAGTACGAGGGTGACGACCAGCAGCGTCACCGCGAGCGCGCCGGCCGCACCGAAGTTCAGCAGCTGATTGACCTGGACCGAGATGAGCTGCGCCAGCATCGACTGCTGCGGCGACCCGACGAGCGACGGCGTCACGTAGAAGCCGAGCGACAGCACCATCACCAGCGTCGCGCCCGCGGCCACGCCGCGCAGCGACAACGGCAGGTACACGCGCAGGAACGCGTTGATCGGCCGGGCGCCGAGGCCCATCGCCGCATCGACGAGCCGCCGGTCGATGCCGCGCATGGCCGCGTACACCGGCAGCACCATGAACGGCAGCATCACCTGGGCCATCGCGATGCTGACACCCGCGGTCGTGCCCAGCAGGCGGGTCGGGCCGAGCCCGACCACCGCGAGCAGCGCGTTGACGACACCGGTGTCCTGCAGCAGCACGACCCACGCGAAGGTCCGCGCCATCAGCGACGTCCAGAACGGGAGCAGCACGAGTGCGGTGAGCACCGCCCGCCACCGGGGACCGACGATGGTCATCAGGTACGCGTACGGGTACGCACAGAGCACGCACAGCACCGTGACGACCGCGGCCATCCCGAGCGTGCGCAGCACCACCGTGACGACGACCCCATCGGTGGCGAGGCCGGTGTAATTGCCGATGCCGAACTCGGGCGTGCTCACCGAGAGCCAGGCCAGCCGGATCGCCGGGACCACGAAGAACACGCCGAGCACGATGACGGCGGGAAGCGCGAACAGCAGCAGCGCGCGACCCGCACGCCGCGTGCGGGACACCGCCGGGGGCGCGGGCGCCGCGGCCGCTGTCCCCGCCGGGCTGACCGACACCATGGACACACCCCAATTCGGTCGCCATGTGGCATGGGTTTCACGATTCGAAATGGCAGCGTCGCGGCCGAGCGGCGTGTTGTCAACCCGTCGAGGCGGCCGGTTACGTGGACGCAATCGGATCGATCAGGCCGTTCACGAGCGAAGCCTTGACTCCCCCGCCCTGCGCCAGCCATTCTCCTGGTGCCACATCATGAATCGCGTTCTGGATTGTGAAACGCAAAGGTGCGTTGCACCCTGTCGATCGAAGGTGGTCCCGTGCGCAACCGCAGGCTCGTCACCGCGCTGGCCCTCACCGCTGCCGTCAGCTTCAGCGCCACCGGGTGCTTCGCCACCGTCGGCGGGGGCTCGGCCGCGGGCGGCACCGTCGTGTTCAGCAACACCGGTGGAGCGCTCGCCGCGATCTTCGCCGAGACCGCCTACAAGGAGCTCGCATCAGAGGGCATCCAGGTGGCCGAGGAGTCCCCCAACAACGAGGCCAAGCTGACGGCGATGGTCGAGTCCGGCTCCCCCACCTGGGACGTCTTCTACTCCTCGCCCTACCGCACCGTGGCCAAGTGCGACGTGCTGTTCGAGAAGCTGGACAAGTCCAGGATCAACACCGCCGGGCTCGACCCCGCGCAGGTCACCGACTGCGGGGTGCCGGTGCTGAAGTCCGCGTTCCTGCTGGTCTACAACGCCGACAAGTACGGCGACCGGCCGCCGCAGAGCTGGGCCGACTTCTACGACACCACCAACTTCCCGGGCACCCGCGGGATCATGAACTACGCCAAGGACGCCGGGATGGAAACGGCGCTGCTCGCCGCGGGCGCGCCCGGCGACCAGCTCTACCCCCTCGACTACGAGCGCGCATTCGCCACGCTCGACAAGATCCGGCCCTCGGTGCGGTTCTACGACACCGGTGCACAGCAGACCCAGGCGCTCGAGTCCGGTGAGGTCGACATGATGCTGGCCTGGCCGGGGCGCGCCTACGAGGCGGCGAAGAACGGCGCCAACCTGAAGGTCGTCTGGAACCAGCCGCTCTACTACGAGGACTCGCTCGGCATCGTGAAGGGCGCCAAGAACCTCGACGCGGCGTACGCGCTGATCAACGCACTGGTCGACGTCCCGACCCAGGAGCTCATCATGCAGCGCCAGCCCTACGGCTCGCCCAACGCCAACGCGAAGCCCTCCGCCGACCCGCTGATCAACTCCTTCATCGCCACCAGCAACGTCACCGGCACGGAGGTGCAGCGCGACAACGAGTGGTGGGCGGCGAACCTCGACGAGGCCACCCGGCAGTGGACGGAGTGGGTGAACAGGTGAGGTTGCTCGGCTACGGCGACCGGCTCTCCGCCCCCGCGGGCGGGCGCATCGAGTTCAAGGTCAGCAGCGAGCTCCCGGAGTTCACGCCCTCCCTGGTGCGGCTACGCCGCGGCGGCTCCCCGGTGCACGAGTCCGACCTCCTGGAGCAGGAGGTCATCGCGGACCTCCCGGCGACGGTGCCCGGACGCGTCCAGGTGGCCCGCGCAGGCTCCTACGTCGAGGCGCCACTGCGTCCGGGCGCCGAGGTGTCCGGCGCCGGGCTCGCGGTCTGGCTGCTCCCCACCCGGCTGGACGGCGACCGGGAGCAGACCGTGCTCGCGCTCACCGCGCCCGGCTACCTGCTGTCCGTTTCGGCGCGCGGGTGCACGCTGCGCGACGCGGGTGGAACCGAGCTGGCCCGCCTCGCCGTGGCCCCGGTCGAACGCCAGTGGTCGTTCCTCGCGGCGACGATCTCCCCCGCCGGCGAGGTCCGGCTTGCCTTGCACCGCCCGGGAGGTGCTGCCCCGCGGGTTCAGGAAAGCCACATTCAGGGCCTCCAAGGCCAGGAAAGTGGCTTTCCTGAACCTCGGGGGACGGGCTCGTGGAGGCTCCGGGTCGGCGCCGGCCCGCGCGGGGGCTTCTTCAACGGCCGGGTGGCTCGGCCGGTCGTGTCCGCCACGAGCTGGACCGCCGACACGACCGACCGGCTCGCCGCGGGCGAGGACGCGGTCGCGCTCCTGGGCACCGACGGCGTCAGCGCCCTCGCGCTCGGCCGGGACCCCGCGGCCACCGCGGTGGCCGACGACGGGTCGCTCACCGCGGGCGGCACCGTCGTGAACCGGCCGGCGAGCGCAGTGCCCGGGCCGTTCTGGCGCTTCCGCGAGACCGACTTCCGGCGCGTGCCGGACGAGTACGACGCCCTGCACCTGCACGAGGACGACCTCGACGACGCCGGATGGGAGACCGATGTCGTCCTCACCGTTCCGGCCGATGCAGCCAGCGGCGCCTACGCCCTGAAGATCCGTGCGGGCGACCACGTCGAGCGCATCCCGTTCGTCGTCACCCCGCCCGACGGCGCTCCCCCGGCCCCGGTTCTCGTGGTGCTGCCGACCTGGACCTACCTCGCCTACGCGAACTGGCGCACCTACGCCGAGTTCGAGGAGGAGCGGGTCGCGCTCTACGGGGAGCGCCGCGGCGTGGATCCACGGGACCGCTGGCTGGCCCGCCATCCGGAGCTGGGCAAGTCGCTCTACGACGTGCACACCGACGGCAGCGGCGTCATGTACTCCTCCCGGTTGCGGCCGATGGTCAACATCCGCCCGGACTACTTCACGCCCACGACCCGCGGGTTGCGCCACTTCGCGCAGGACCTGTCGCTGCTGGACTGGCTCGACCGCCGCGGCGAGGACTACGCGGTGATCACCGACGACGAGATTGAAGACCGCGGCCCGGACGCGCTCGCCGGGCACCGCGTTGTGATCACGGGCAGCCACCCCGAGTACTCGTCGGCCCGGATGCTCGACGCCTACCAGGCCCACGTCGAGTCCGGCGGCCGGCTGATGTACCTCGGCGGCAACGGCTTCTACCACGTGACGGCCCGCCACCCGGGACCGTCAGGGGCGATCGAGATCCGCCGCGCCCGGGGCAGTCAGACGGCGTGGGCCAGCGGGGCGGGCGAGGAACACCTGTCCGGGACCGGCGAGCCCGGCGGGCTGTGGCGGTGGCGCGGCCGGGCACCGCAGCGCCAGTTCGGCGTAGGCATGACGGCACAGGGATTCGACAAGGCGAGCGGCTACCGCCGGACCCCGCAGAGCCGCTCCGATGCGGTCGCATGGGTCTTCGACGGCGTGGACGTGGGCGTCGGCGAGATCTTCGGTGACCACGGGCCCGGCCTCGGCGGGGCCGCGGGCGACGAGATCGACCGCGCCGACGTCGCGCTGGGCACCCCGGCCGACGCCGTCGTGCTGGCGAGCTCCGTAAGGCACTCCGCGAGCATCGTCCTGGTCCCCGACGACAAGACGATCTCCTATGCCGTGCCCACCGCACCCGATCCCCGGGTGCGGTCCGACATCGTCATCTTCGGCCGACCCGGCGGCGGCGCGGTCTTCGCAGTGGGCTCCATCGCCTGGTCCGCCGCGATGACCCACAAGGGCGGCGACAACGACGTCTCCCGGATCACCGCCAACGTCCTGGACCGCTTCCGCGACCACGCCGACCCGGTGGCCGGCGCATGAGGATCGTCGGTTACGCCGACCGGCTCTCCGTGCGCGCCGGGGACCCGATCGCGTTCCACGTCAGTTGCGCGCACGCGGACTACCGGCCGGAGGTCGTCCGGCTGCGGCGCGGCGGCTCGCCCCGCCACGGGCTCGCGCTCGTCGAGGAGAACGTCGTGAGCGGGCTACCGGCCCGACTGCCGGGGCGCGTGCAGAAGACCACGTCCGGCTCGTTCGTCGAGGCGGGCCCGGTCGGCCCTGTGGACGAGGTCGGGCTCGCAGTGTGGTTCCTGCCCACACTCCCCGGCACCGGCCCCCGGCCGCTTGTGGCCGTCGGGGACCTGGTCCTCGAGGTCTCCGCCGCTGGGATCGGATTGCGCC encodes:
- a CDS encoding ABC transporter ATP-binding protein codes for the protein MPDVPSGARIEVEGLTKRFPGAAAPAVDGIDLEIRAGEFMTLLGPSGSGKTTTLNMIAGFEAISSGRIALDGNDIAQLPAYRRNLGMVFQNYALFPHMTAAENIAFPLKQRKVAKGEIARRVGEALELVHLGGHGERLPSQLSGGQQQRVALARAVVFEPRALLLDEPLGALDKKLRESLQLEIARLHRELGITFVFVTHDQDEALALSDRIAVFREGRIEQAGTPAELYETPASRFVATFLGDSNVFAGRVRAGRLDTGWCSLRVPAASAFDGPVALVVRPERLRIAPAGGATTGGNVENVLSATVTDVVYHGAFRRVLVRFDGGGTGQVRDTAGAGGSLAVDQRVEVSWDGDAGVLVPDDEPEPAADVQATPVAAGAR
- a CDS encoding N,N-dimethylformamidase beta subunit family domain-containing protein, yielding MRLLGYGDRLSAPAGGRIEFKVSSELPEFTPSLVRLRRGGSPVHESDLLEQEVIADLPATVPGRVQVARAGSYVEAPLRPGAEVSGAGLAVWLLPTRLDGDREQTVLALTAPGYLLSVSARGCTLRDAGGTELARLAVAPVERQWSFLAATISPAGEVRLALHRPGGAAPRVQESHIQGLQGQESGFPEPRGTGSWRLRVGAGPRGGFFNGRVARPVVSATSWTADTTDRLAAGEDAVALLGTDGVSALALGRDPAATAVADDGSLTAGGTVVNRPASAVPGPFWRFRETDFRRVPDEYDALHLHEDDLDDAGWETDVVLTVPADAASGAYALKIRAGDHVERIPFVVTPPDGAPPAPVLVVLPTWTYLAYANWRTYAEFEEERVALYGERRGVDPRDRWLARHPELGKSLYDVHTDGSGVMYSSRLRPMVNIRPDYFTPTTRGLRHFAQDLSLLDWLDRRGEDYAVITDDEIEDRGPDALAGHRVVITGSHPEYSSARMLDAYQAHVESGGRLMYLGGNGFYHVTARHPGPSGAIEIRRARGSQTAWASGAGEEHLSGTGEPGGLWRWRGRAPQRQFGVGMTAQGFDKASGYRRTPQSRSDAVAWVFDGVDVGVGEIFGDHGPGLGGAAGDEIDRADVALGTPADAVVLASSVRHSASIVLVPDDKTISYAVPTAPDPRVRSDIVIFGRPGGGAVFAVGSIAWSAAMTHKGGDNDVSRITANVLDRFRDHADPVAGA
- a CDS encoding class II aldolase/adducin family protein translates to MSGGADALAAARREVAACGRRMLDDGLVLGTAGNVSVRVGELVAVSPSGMAYDRIEPADVAVVDLDGNRVDGPHAPSSETPMHLGVYATTEAIAVVHHHGLHSAAVSTVLDELPALHYYVLQLGGPVRVARYATYGTPELARSVHAALQGRTAALMQNHGAVAHGDTLDQAYDRARLLEWLCTLHVTATGMGTPRVLTGDELAAVARRRTEVPA
- a CDS encoding extracellular solute-binding protein; this encodes MRNRRLVTALALTAAVSFSATGCFATVGGGSAAGGTVVFSNTGGALAAIFAETAYKELASEGIQVAEESPNNEAKLTAMVESGSPTWDVFYSSPYRTVAKCDVLFEKLDKSRINTAGLDPAQVTDCGVPVLKSAFLLVYNADKYGDRPPQSWADFYDTTNFPGTRGIMNYAKDAGMETALLAAGAPGDQLYPLDYERAFATLDKIRPSVRFYDTGAQQTQALESGEVDMMLAWPGRAYEAAKNGANLKVVWNQPLYYEDSLGIVKGAKNLDAAYALINALVDVPTQELIMQRQPYGSPNANAKPSADPLINSFIATSNVTGTEVQRDNEWWAANLDEATRQWTEWVNR
- a CDS encoding ABC transporter permease, translated to MVSVSPAGTAAAAPAPPAVSRTRRAGRALLLFALPAVIVLGVFFVVPAIRLAWLSVSTPEFGIGNYTGLATDGVVVTVVLRTLGMAAVVTVLCVLCAYPYAYLMTIVGPRWRAVLTALVLLPFWTSLMARTFAWVVLLQDTGVVNALLAVVGLGPTRLLGTTAGVSIAMAQVMLPFMVLPVYAAMRGIDRRLVDAAMGLGARPINAFLRVYLPLSLRGVAAGATLVMVLSLGFYVTPSLVGSPQQSMLAQLISVQVNQLLNFGAAGALAVTLLVVTLVLVAGVQRLTRTGGAPAALVGGTAS
- a CDS encoding ABC transporter permease, whose protein sequence is MRSVGLRRALVALGILIGAWLLVPTLIVIPISFSGEDSFAFPPSSWSLRHYETFFTEQSWLNALLVSIQLAVIVTVVATLLGTAAAFALSRTAFQGRGVLNGLFLAPLIVPGIVVAVAVYAAFLQWGLIGTPVGFIIAHTVLAIPFVTVNVGSALGGFDRTLERAAASLGASAPATFRAVTLPLIMPGVLSGAVFAFVTSFDEVVVSMFVQSPQLQTLPVRMFTSVTNEVDPTIAAAATVVVTLTTALLTLAATLRRTRRA